From the Streptomyces nigrescens genome, one window contains:
- the rplM gene encoding 50S ribosomal protein L13 gives MRTFSPKPGDVQRQWHIIDAQDVVLGRLATQAASLLRGKHKPVYAPHVDMGDFVIIVNADKVHLSGNKRTQKMAYRHSGFPGGLRSVRYDELLDKNPEKAVEKAIKGMLPKNTLGRQMLSKLKVYAGAEHPHAAQQPVPFEITQVAQ, from the coding sequence GTGCGTACGTTCAGCCCCAAGCCCGGCGATGTCCAGCGCCAGTGGCACATCATTGACGCGCAGGACGTTGTCCTGGGCCGTCTGGCCACCCAGGCCGCGTCCCTCCTGCGGGGTAAGCACAAGCCCGTCTACGCGCCGCACGTTGACATGGGTGACTTCGTCATCATCGTCAACGCCGACAAGGTGCACCTGTCCGGCAACAAGCGGACCCAGAAGATGGCCTACCGCCACTCGGGCTTCCCGGGCGGTCTGCGCTCCGTCCGCTACGACGAGCTGCTCGACAAGAACCCCGAGAAGGCCGTCGAGAAGGCCATCAAGGGCATGCTCCCCAAGAACACCCTCGGCCGTCAGATGCTCTCGAAGCTGAAGGTCTACGCGGGCGCTGAGCACCCGCACGCTGCGCAGCAGCCGGTCCCGTTCGAGATCACCCAGGTCGCGCAGTAA
- the rpsI gene encoding 30S ribosomal protein S9 — MAETTPETVIENDDAVEEYTTETEVVESEYTSESLASRFGDPQPAAGLGRRKNAIARVRIVPGTGQWKINGRTLEGYFPNKVHQQEVNEPFKVLELDNRYDVVARISGGGISGQAGALRLGVARALNEADVDNNRGALKKAGFLKRDDRAVERKKAGLKKARKAPQYSKR, encoded by the coding sequence GTGGCCGAGACCACTCCCGAGACCGTCATCGAGAACGACGACGCCGTCGAGGAATACACCACTGAGACCGAGGTCGTGGAGTCGGAGTACACCTCCGAGTCCCTCGCCTCCCGCTTCGGCGACCCGCAGCCGGCCGCCGGCCTGGGCCGTCGCAAGAACGCCATCGCCCGCGTCCGGATCGTCCCGGGCACCGGCCAGTGGAAGATCAACGGTCGCACCCTTGAGGGTTACTTCCCCAACAAGGTGCACCAGCAGGAAGTCAACGAGCCCTTCAAGGTGCTCGAGCTCGACAACCGCTACGACGTTGTCGCCCGCATCTCCGGCGGCGGCATCTCCGGCCAGGCCGGTGCGCTGCGCCTGGGCGTGGCCCGTGCGCTGAACGAGGCGGACGTGGACAACAACCGCGGCGCGCTGAAGAAGGCCGGATTCCTCAAGCGTGACGACCGTGCGGTCGAGCGCAAGAAGGCCGGTCTGAAGAAGGCCCGCAAGGCGCCGCAGTACAGCAAGCGCTAA
- the glmM gene encoding phosphoglucosamine mutase → MGRLFGTDGVRGVANADLTAELALGLSVAAAHVLAEAGTFEGHRPVAVVGRDPRASGEFLEAAVVAGLASAGVDVLRVGVLPTPAVAYLTGSLGADLGVMLSASHNPMPDNGIKFFARGGHKLADELEDRIEQTYRAHSSGEPWERPTGAGVGRVTVYDEGFDNYVAHLVGVLPNRLDGLKIVIDGAHGAAARVSPEAFARAGADVITIGTDPDGLNINDGCGSTHLQLLRAAVVEHGADLGVAHDGDADRCLAVDRDGNEVDGDQILAVLALGMREAGTLRKNTVVATVMSNLGFKLAMEREGIDLVQSAVGDRYVLEEMKAHGFALGGEQSGHVIVLDHATTGDGTLTGLMLAARLAATGRPLAELVGVMERLPQILINVPDVDKSRVATSPEVTAAVGEAERELGATGRVLLRPSGTEPLVRVMVEAADIEQARAVAERLADAVKSALG, encoded by the coding sequence GTGGGACGACTCTTCGGCACGGACGGTGTGCGCGGCGTCGCCAATGCGGATCTGACGGCGGAGCTGGCGCTCGGTCTGTCGGTCGCTGCGGCGCATGTGCTCGCGGAAGCCGGCACATTCGAAGGTCACCGGCCGGTGGCGGTGGTCGGACGCGATCCACGCGCGTCCGGTGAGTTCCTGGAGGCCGCGGTCGTCGCGGGCCTGGCCAGCGCCGGCGTGGACGTGCTGCGGGTGGGGGTGCTCCCGACCCCGGCGGTCGCGTATCTGACCGGCTCGCTCGGCGCGGACCTGGGCGTGATGCTCTCCGCCAGCCACAACCCGATGCCCGACAACGGCATCAAGTTCTTCGCCCGCGGCGGCCACAAGCTCGCTGACGAGCTGGAGGACCGTATCGAGCAGACCTACCGCGCCCACAGCTCCGGCGAGCCCTGGGAGCGGCCGACCGGTGCCGGCGTGGGCCGGGTCACCGTCTATGACGAGGGCTTCGACAACTATGTCGCGCACCTCGTCGGCGTGCTGCCCAACCGTCTGGACGGGCTGAAGATCGTCATCGATGGCGCACACGGCGCGGCGGCGCGGGTCTCGCCCGAGGCGTTCGCGCGGGCCGGCGCCGATGTCATCACGATCGGCACCGACCCCGACGGCCTGAACATCAACGACGGCTGCGGCTCCACCCACCTGCAGCTGCTGCGTGCCGCCGTCGTCGAGCACGGCGCCGACCTGGGTGTCGCCCACGACGGCGACGCGGACCGCTGCCTGGCCGTGGACCGCGACGGCAACGAGGTCGACGGCGACCAGATCCTGGCCGTCCTGGCGCTCGGCATGCGCGAGGCGGGCACGCTGCGCAAGAACACCGTCGTCGCCACCGTCATGTCCAACCTGGGCTTCAAGCTGGCCATGGAGCGCGAGGGCATCGACCTCGTCCAGTCCGCGGTCGGCGACCGGTACGTCCTGGAGGAGATGAAGGCGCACGGCTTCGCGCTGGGCGGCGAGCAGTCCGGGCACGTCATCGTGCTGGACCACGCCACCACCGGCGACGGCACGCTGACCGGTCTGATGCTGGCCGCGCGGCTCGCCGCGACCGGCCGGCCGCTGGCCGAGCTGGTGGGCGTCATGGAGCGGCTGCCGCAGATCCTGATCAACGTCCCCGACGTCGACAAGTCCCGGGTGGCCACCTCGCCCGAGGTGACCGCTGCGGTCGGCGAGGCGGAGCGGGAGCTGGGCGCCACCGGGCGGGTGCTGCTGCGGCCGTCCGGTACGGAGCCGCTGGTGCGCGTGATGGTGGAGGCGGCGGACATCGAGCAGGCCCGTGCGGTGGCCGAGCGGCTGGCGGACGCGGTCAAGTCGGCGCTGGGATGA
- a CDS encoding DUF389 domain-containing protein produces the protein MLHLRLIVPADRTDEVLQLLEETVGTAHLVVLSGAARDPRGDVVMCDVAREAGDGLLARLRETGLDKTGSIALEHIDLSLSRRADRAADEAPGEGADAVLWESLTDATHEESTLSATYLAFLTLATMIAACGVVLDNAILIVGAMAVGPEFGPLAGISTALVRRAPRLAWRSLVALIGGFALAMVLTCGFSYFMDAVGLFTEQKAGGPRPNTSFIWQPDWMSFVVAFLAGVAGTLSLTSAKSGALVGVAISVTTVPAAANAAVAFAYGDYPQTWGSSTQLVLNLAGIVIAGTLTLVTQKLLWARHGAQPVAR, from the coding sequence GTGCTGCATCTGCGCCTGATCGTCCCTGCGGACCGTACGGACGAGGTGCTCCAGCTGCTGGAGGAGACCGTCGGGACGGCCCATCTCGTCGTGCTGAGCGGGGCGGCCCGTGATCCGCGGGGCGATGTGGTGATGTGCGATGTCGCGCGGGAAGCCGGTGACGGACTGCTGGCCCGGCTGCGGGAGACGGGCCTCGACAAGACCGGTTCGATCGCCCTGGAGCACATCGATCTGTCGCTGTCCCGGCGCGCCGACCGGGCGGCGGACGAGGCACCCGGCGAGGGCGCGGACGCCGTCCTGTGGGAGTCGCTGACCGACGCCACCCACGAGGAGTCCACGCTCTCGGCCACCTACCTCGCGTTCCTGACCCTCGCCACGATGATCGCGGCCTGCGGTGTGGTCCTGGACAACGCCATCCTGATCGTCGGCGCGATGGCGGTCGGCCCCGAGTTCGGCCCGCTGGCGGGGATCTCCACCGCCCTGGTCCGGCGCGCTCCGCGGCTGGCCTGGCGCTCGCTGGTGGCGCTGATCGGCGGCTTCGCCCTGGCCATGGTGCTGACCTGCGGCTTCAGCTACTTCATGGACGCGGTGGGGCTGTTCACCGAGCAGAAGGCCGGGGGCCCGCGCCCCAATACGTCGTTCATCTGGCAGCCGGACTGGATGTCGTTCGTGGTGGCCTTCCTCGCCGGTGTCGCCGGCACCCTCTCGCTGACCTCGGCGAAGTCCGGCGCCCTGGTGGGCGTGGCCATCTCCGTCACGACCGTCCCCGCCGCCGCCAACGCCGCGGTCGCCTTCGCCTACGGCGACTACCCGCAGACCTGGGGCTCCTCCACCCAGCTCGTCCTGAACCTGGCGGGCATCGTGATCGCCGGCACCCTCACCCTGGTCACCCAGAAGCTCCTGTGGGCCCGGCACGGCGCCCAGCCGGTGGCCCGCTAG
- the coaA gene encoding type I pantothenate kinase, translating into MPLTTDPQQRRRADSSPYVDLTRAQWSALREKTPLPLTADEVEQLRGLGDVIDLDEVRDVYLPLSRLLNLYVGASSNLRGALNTFLGDVGSGPQPGTPFVIGVAGSVAVGKSTTARLLQALLARWPEHPRVELVTTDGFLFPNAELHRRGLMSRKGFPESYDRRALTRFVADVKSGRAEVTAPVYSHLIYDIVPGEQLTVQRPDILIVEGLNVLQPALPGKDGRTRLGLADFFDFSVYVDARTEDIEKWYLGRFRKLRETAFQNPFSYFRKYTQVSEDEALDYARMIWRTVNKPNLQQNVAPTRGRANLVLRKGPDHKVQRLSLRKL; encoded by the coding sequence GTGCCCCTGACGACCGATCCGCAGCAACGACGCCGCGCCGACAGCTCCCCGTACGTCGATCTGACGCGCGCACAGTGGAGCGCCCTGCGGGAGAAGACCCCGCTGCCCCTGACGGCCGACGAGGTCGAACAGCTGCGTGGCCTGGGCGATGTCATCGACCTCGACGAGGTGCGCGATGTCTATCTCCCGCTGTCCCGGCTCCTCAACCTCTATGTCGGCGCCAGCAGCAATCTGCGCGGTGCGCTGAACACCTTCCTCGGCGACGTGGGCAGCGGCCCCCAGCCCGGCACCCCGTTCGTCATCGGGGTCGCGGGCAGCGTGGCGGTGGGGAAGTCCACCACCGCCCGGCTGCTGCAGGCGCTGCTGGCCCGATGGCCCGAGCATCCGCGCGTCGAGCTGGTCACCACCGACGGGTTCCTCTTCCCCAACGCCGAGCTGCACCGGCGCGGTCTGATGTCCCGCAAGGGCTTCCCGGAGTCCTACGACCGGCGGGCGCTGACCCGCTTCGTCGCGGATGTGAAGTCCGGCAGGGCCGAGGTCACCGCACCGGTCTACTCCCACCTGATCTACGACATCGTGCCGGGCGAGCAGCTGACCGTGCAGCGCCCCGACATCCTCATCGTCGAGGGCCTCAACGTCCTCCAGCCGGCGCTGCCCGGCAAGGACGGCCGCACCCGCCTCGGGCTCGCCGACTTCTTCGACTTCTCCGTCTACGTCGACGCCCGCACCGAGGACATCGAGAAGTGGTACCTGGGCCGCTTCCGCAAGCTGCGCGAGACCGCCTTCCAGAACCCGTTCTCGTACTTCCGCAAGTACACCCAGGTCTCCGAGGACGAGGCCCTCGACTATGCGCGCATGATCTGGCGCACCGTCAACAAGCCCAATCTGCAGCAGAACGTCGCCCCGACCCGCGGCCGCGCCAACCTGGTGCTGCGCAAGGGGCCGGACCACAAGGTGCAACGGCTGTCGTTGCGCAAGCTCTAG
- the glmS gene encoding glutamine--fructose-6-phosphate transaminase (isomerizing), whose product MCGIVGYVGGQSALDVVLAGLKRLEYRGYDSAGVAVLADGGLAAAKKAGKLANLEKELADRPLPAGSTGIGHTRWATHGGPTDENAHPHLDNAGRVSVVHNGIIENFAGLRAELTDRGHELASETDTEVVAHLLAEAYSSCGELAESMRQVCRRLEGAFTLVAVHADEPDVVVGARRNSPLVVGVGDGEAFLASDVAAFIAHTREAIELGQDQVVELRRDGVTVTDFDGVPAEVREYHVDWDASAAEKGGYDYFMLKEIAEQPKAVADTLLGRIDGSGVLSLDEVRIPPEVLREVDKVVIVACGTAYHAGMIAKYAIEHWTRIPCETELASEFRYRDPILDRHTLVIAISQSGETMDTLMALRHAREQGAKVLAICNTNGSTIPRESDAVLYTHAGPEVAVASTKAFLTQLVACYLVALYVAQVRGTKWGDEIRDVVRELAAIGTQVEQVLGTMEPVRELARSLADKNTVLFLGRHVGYPVALEGALKLKELAYMHAEGFAAGELKHGPIALIEDDLPVVVVVPSPRGRSVLHDKIVSNIQEIRARGARTIVIAEEGDETVVPYADHLVRIPRTPVLLQPLVSTVPLQVFACELATARGNEVDQPRNLAKSVTVE is encoded by the coding sequence ATGTGCGGAATCGTGGGATATGTGGGCGGGCAGAGCGCCCTTGATGTCGTCCTGGCCGGGCTGAAGCGGCTGGAGTACCGCGGGTATGACTCCGCGGGGGTGGCCGTGCTGGCGGACGGTGGTCTGGCGGCGGCCAAGAAGGCCGGGAAGCTCGCCAACCTGGAGAAGGAGCTGGCGGACCGTCCGTTGCCGGCCGGTTCGACGGGTATCGGGCACACCCGGTGGGCCACTCACGGCGGGCCCACCGACGAGAACGCCCACCCGCATCTGGACAACGCCGGCCGGGTCTCGGTCGTGCACAACGGCATCATCGAGAACTTCGCCGGGCTGCGCGCCGAACTCACCGACCGCGGGCATGAGTTGGCGTCCGAGACGGACACCGAGGTCGTGGCGCATCTGCTCGCCGAGGCCTATTCGTCCTGCGGGGAGCTGGCCGAGTCGATGCGGCAGGTGTGCCGGCGGCTGGAGGGCGCGTTCACGCTGGTCGCGGTGCATGCCGATGAGCCGGATGTGGTCGTCGGAGCGCGCCGTAACTCGCCGCTGGTGGTCGGTGTCGGGGACGGCGAGGCCTTCCTGGCCTCGGATGTGGCGGCGTTCATCGCGCACACCCGTGAGGCGATCGAGCTGGGCCAGGACCAGGTCGTGGAGCTGCGCCGGGACGGTGTGACGGTCACCGACTTCGACGGGGTGCCCGCCGAGGTGCGGGAGTACCACGTCGACTGGGACGCCTCGGCCGCCGAGAAGGGCGGCTACGACTACTTCATGCTGAAGGAGATCGCGGAGCAGCCGAAGGCCGTCGCGGACACGCTGCTGGGGCGGATCGACGGGTCGGGCGTGCTGTCGCTGGACGAGGTGCGGATCCCGCCGGAGGTGCTGCGCGAGGTCGACAAGGTCGTCATCGTGGCGTGCGGGACGGCGTACCACGCGGGGATGATCGCCAAGTACGCGATCGAGCACTGGACCCGGATCCCGTGCGAGACGGAGCTGGCGAGTGAGTTCCGCTACCGCGATCCGATCCTGGACCGGCACACGCTGGTCATCGCGATCAGCCAATCCGGCGAGACGATGGACACCCTGATGGCGCTGCGGCATGCGCGGGAGCAGGGCGCGAAGGTGCTCGCCATCTGCAACACGAACGGGTCGACCATCCCGCGGGAGTCGGACGCGGTGCTGTACACGCACGCCGGGCCCGAGGTGGCGGTCGCCTCCACGAAGGCGTTTCTGACCCAGCTGGTGGCCTGCTATCTGGTGGCGCTGTACGTCGCGCAGGTGCGGGGCACGAAGTGGGGCGACGAGATCCGGGACGTGGTGCGCGAACTGGCGGCCATCGGCACCCAGGTCGAGCAGGTGCTGGGCACGATGGAGCCGGTACGGGAGCTGGCGCGCTCCCTCGCCGACAAGAACACGGTGCTCTTCCTCGGGCGGCATGTGGGCTATCCGGTGGCGCTGGAGGGTGCGCTGAAGCTCAAGGAGCTCGCGTACATGCACGCGGAGGGCTTCGCGGCCGGGGAGCTCAAGCACGGGCCGATCGCGTTGATCGAGGACGATCTGCCGGTGGTGGTGGTCGTGCCGTCGCCGCGGGGGCGGTCCGTGCTGCACGACAAGATCGTGTCGAACATCCAGGAGATCCGGGCCCGGGGGGCGCGCACGATCGTGATCGCGGAGGAGGGGGACGAGACGGTGGTGCCGTACGCGGATCACCTCGTACGGATCCCGCGGACGCCGGTGCTGCTGCAGCCGCTGGTGTCCACGGTCCCGCTGCAGGTCTTCGCCTGCGAGCTGGCCACCGCTCGCGGCAACGAGGTCGACCAGCCGCGCAACCTCGCCAAGTCGGTGACGGTGGAATGA
- a CDS encoding holo-ACP synthase: MIIGVGIDVAEIDRFGEALKRTPELARRLFIDEELMLPSGERRGIASLAARFAAKEALAKALGAPGGLHWTDAEVYVEDSGQPRLRVQGTVEARAVELGVRSWHVSMSHDAGVASAVVIAEG, encoded by the coding sequence ATGATCATCGGGGTCGGGATCGATGTCGCCGAGATCGACCGCTTCGGCGAGGCGCTGAAGCGTACGCCGGAGCTGGCGCGGCGGCTGTTCATCGACGAGGAGCTGATGCTGCCGAGTGGTGAACGGCGCGGTATCGCCTCCTTGGCGGCGCGGTTCGCCGCCAAGGAGGCGCTGGCCAAGGCGCTCGGGGCGCCGGGCGGGCTGCACTGGACCGATGCCGAGGTGTATGTCGAGGACAGCGGGCAGCCGCGGCTGCGGGTGCAGGGGACGGTCGAGGCGCGGGCGGTGGAGCTCGGGGTGCGGTCGTGGCATGTGTCGATGAGTCATGACGCGGGGGTGGCTTCTGCTGTGGTGATTGCGGAGGGGTGA
- a CDS encoding NAD(P)H-hydrate dehydratase, with amino-acid sequence MRTAYSVETVRGAERELMGRLPEGALMQRAAAGLAVACGELLGRVYGSRVVLLVGSGDNGGDALYAGARLARRGAGVVAVLLSPERAHQGGLAALRAAGGRVSDDALRDIGRADLVVDGIVGIGGRGGLRPEAAQLARAAWESARVVAVDLPSGVDADSGEVHGDAVRADATVTFGAYKPGLLIDPARERAGALRLVDIGLTLPEDAEMEALQHADVADLLPRPVPESDKYRRGVVGVVAGSARYPGAAVLAVAGALRGGAGAVRYVGPAAEAVLAHFPETLVHPGPPDKAGRVQAWVIGPGIGEEADALEEVLAAEVPVLVDADGLRFLSPQRTRERTAETLLTPHAGEAAALLGRGREEVEAARLASVRELAAQYGATVLLKGSTTLVAEADGPVRVNPTGTSWLATAGSGDVLSGVTGSLLAAGLPARDAGSVGAYLHGLAARRAAGPAGAPILASEVAAHLDAAWRDVTD; translated from the coding sequence ATGAGGACTGCTTACAGCGTGGAGACCGTGCGGGGCGCGGAGCGGGAGCTCATGGGGCGGTTGCCCGAAGGGGCTCTGATGCAGCGGGCGGCGGCCGGACTGGCCGTGGCCTGTGGGGAGTTGCTGGGGCGGGTGTACGGCAGCCGGGTGGTGCTGCTGGTGGGCAGCGGTGACAACGGCGGGGACGCGCTGTACGCCGGTGCCCGGCTGGCCCGGAGAGGGGCCGGGGTGGTGGCCGTGCTGCTGTCGCCCGAACGGGCCCATCAGGGCGGGCTGGCCGCGCTGCGGGCGGCCGGGGGGCGGGTTTCGGACGATGCGCTGCGGGACATCGGACGGGCCGATCTGGTCGTGGACGGCATCGTCGGGATCGGGGGGCGGGGCGGGCTGCGCCCGGAGGCCGCGCAACTCGCCCGGGCCGCATGGGAGTCGGCGCGGGTGGTGGCGGTCGATCTGCCCAGCGGTGTGGACGCGGACAGCGGTGAGGTGCACGGGGACGCCGTACGGGCCGATGCGACGGTGACGTTCGGCGCGTACAAGCCGGGGCTGCTGATCGATCCGGCGCGGGAGCGGGCGGGCGCGCTGCGGCTGGTGGACATCGGGCTCACGCTGCCGGAGGACGCCGAGATGGAGGCGCTGCAGCATGCGGACGTGGCGGATCTGCTGCCGCGTCCGGTGCCCGAGAGCGACAAGTACCGGCGGGGCGTGGTCGGGGTGGTCGCCGGCTCCGCGCGGTATCCGGGGGCGGCGGTGCTCGCGGTGGCGGGCGCGTTGCGGGGCGGCGCGGGGGCCGTGCGGTATGTCGGGCCGGCCGCCGAGGCGGTGCTGGCGCACTTCCCGGAGACGCTGGTGCATCCCGGGCCGCCGGACAAGGCGGGCCGGGTGCAGGCGTGGGTGATCGGGCCCGGCATCGGGGAGGAGGCGGACGCGCTGGAGGAGGTGCTGGCGGCGGAGGTGCCGGTGCTGGTGGACGCGGACGGTCTGCGGTTCCTGTCGCCGCAGCGAACCCGGGAGCGGACGGCCGAGACGTTGCTGACGCCGCATGCGGGGGAGGCCGCCGCGCTGCTCGGACGCGGGCGCGAGGAGGTCGAGGCGGCACGGCTGGCCTCCGTACGGGAGTTGGCGGCGCAATACGGTGCCACGGTGCTGCTCAAGGGCTCGACGACGCTGGTGGCGGAGGCGGACGGTCCGGTACGGGTCAACCCCACCGGGACCAGCTGGCTGGCTACGGCCGGGAGCGGGGACGTGCTGTCGGGGGTGACCGGGTCGCTGCTCGCCGCGGGACTCCCGGCGCGGGACGCGGGTTCCGTCGGCGCGTATCTGCACGGGCTGGCGGCCCGCCGCGCGGCCGGGCCGGCCGGGGCGCCGATCCTGGCCTCGGAGGTCGCCGCCCATCTGGACGCCGCCTGGCGTGATGTGACGGACTGA
- a CDS encoding L,D-transpeptidase family protein, with product MKRTFSALLVCASLLVVAGPPAVAVAPSPAVAVTPPSAAYRLPDLVPGIPRAGREAAGSRHIEYVPRSEAAHAGTRALRCSASTGPYQRQAERYLGRQVDGRQSTGDCRAIRRFQQAHRIAPATGFAGPVTGATVRLMRAKKDPNRAGHCPDLPQRTACVDLNRQLMWVQQSGRVILEPVVIRSGAPTMETRTGSYRIYLRHRRHISNLYGTRMPYAQFFDRGEALHGVYEDIFSGPGSHGCVNLTMTDARRAWEVLRKGDTVYVWGRKPGV from the coding sequence ATGAAACGCACCTTTTCCGCGCTGCTGGTCTGCGCCTCGCTCCTCGTTGTCGCCGGGCCGCCCGCGGTGGCCGTGGCGCCGTCGCCCGCGGTGGCCGTGACGCCCCCGTCCGCCGCGTACCGACTGCCCGACCTGGTTCCCGGGATCCCGCGCGCGGGGCGGGAGGCAGCCGGGTCGCGGCACATCGAGTACGTGCCGCGGTCCGAGGCGGCGCACGCCGGCACCAGGGCGCTGCGGTGCAGCGCCTCCACCGGGCCCTACCAGCGGCAGGCGGAGCGCTATCTGGGGCGGCAGGTGGACGGGCGGCAGAGCACGGGGGACTGCCGGGCGATCCGGCGGTTCCAGCAGGCGCACCGCATCGCGCCGGCGACCGGATTCGCGGGACCGGTCACCGGGGCGACGGTGCGGCTGATGCGGGCCAAGAAGGACCCCAACCGGGCCGGGCACTGCCCGGACCTTCCCCAGCGGACCGCGTGTGTCGATCTGAACCGGCAGCTGATGTGGGTGCAGCAGAGCGGGCGGGTGATCCTCGAACCGGTGGTGATCCGGTCGGGCGCGCCGACGATGGAGACCCGCACCGGTTCGTACCGGATCTATCTGCGGCACCGGCGCCACATCTCGAACCTGTACGGCACGCGGATGCCGTACGCCCAGTTCTTCGACCGCGGGGAGGCGCTGCACGGCGTCTACGAGGACATCTTCTCGGGGCCCGGCTCGCACGGCTGCGTCAACCTCACCATGACGGACGCGCGGAGGGCGTGGGAAGTGCTGCGGAAGGGCGACACCGTGTACGTCTGGGGGCGGAAGCCCGGCGTGTGA